A window from Brachyhypopomus gauderio isolate BG-103 chromosome 6, BGAUD_0.2, whole genome shotgun sequence encodes these proteins:
- the LOC143517587 gene encoding uncharacterized protein LOC143517587, whose protein sequence is MRIPYLKMNSGLILCICWVFTGKTLSSHCSAMKENITFDCAEIHNSKGFTYPVPSDVPPANRINKHCMQSWYNQDSNLLAEGGNFVPNDEVWDPLVTAVTPDNLTTSRCVDGIFYIMECHEFQYKHTVTYHAMNDTIPAHEELEHLGYWLHLLLLVIAVVLLILMLTVCYCNRQWIRDKVCGV, encoded by the exons ATGCGTATTCCTTACCTCAAGATGAACAGCGGACTAATC ctGTGTATATGTTGGGTTTTCACAGGAAAAACATTGTCTTCACATTGTTCTGCCATGAAAGAAAACATCACGTTCGATTGTGCTGAAATTCACAACTCCAAAGGGTTCACATACCCGGTACCTTCTGATGTACCGCCTGCCAACAGAATCAACAAACACTGCATGCAGTCCTGGTACAATCAG GACAGTAATCTGTTGGCAGAAGGAGGGAATTTTGTACCAAACGATGAGGTTTGGGATCCCCTGGTCACTGCCGTTACACCAGATAACCTAACAACTTCTAGATGTGTGGATGGGATCTTCTACATTATGGAATGTCATGAGTTTCAG tacaaacacacagtgacatACCATG cTATGAATGACACCATTCCAGCCCATGAAGAACTTG agcaTCTCGGGTACTGGCTGCATCTGTTGCTGTTGGTAATAGCAGTGGTGCTTCTGATCCTGATGCTGACTGTGTGCTACTGTAATAGACAGTGGATCAGAGATAA ggtgtgtggagtgtaa